The region TTAAAGCAACAGTGCTTCAGTCAGGTGAAGTACTGTTAGAGAGAGTGATTGAAACTATCTTCGCCGGATGAGTttgatgttgttttgttgtttgcaGGGAGAAGACAGCAGAAAGCTGCTCAAGATAAATCAGGACTTGCTCCGGTACGTCCAACATCTCTCTTCGCTCTGATAATCACTCCTGTCAAGTAATCAGAACTTAAAGTATTATGTCTCTGTCAGATACCAGATCTTAAAGATGCAGGTGCCGTCCAGAAGTTCTTCCTCGATGAGATTCAGCTGGGAGAGGAGCTGCTGGCACAGGGTGAGATGCCCGACTCAAACGTCTTCACCGTTGAAATTGGATGGGTTGCCAGATAATGGGCAAATTATGGTTCTTAAAATGGTTCAAAGCTATTCTCATTTTCCACAGGAGACTACGAGAAGGGTGTGGACCACCTGACCAACGCCATCGCTGTATGCGGGCAACCCCAGCAGCTTCTACAGGTGCTCCAGCAAACGTTACCACCTCCGGTCTTCCAGATGCTTCTTGCCAAACTCCCCTCGATCAGCCAGGTGAGGACACAACACGTGCACATTTTAAAGGATTGGTTTACCTTTTGTGCGAGCGCCATTTTGGAGCGAAGCGTGCATTATTTTAAACCCCCCGGCTAGCTGCTCGTAGCTTTCTGGGACAAGAAAGAATGCAAGAGAAACCTGAGAACTATCCAAAGTTAAGGGTCTTCCTGCAGTGACCTTCAACTATTTCAACTCTTAAACATTAAACGTTTGTTATTGTCGTTTTACTCGTTAATGACCactaataaatgttaatttgctCTCTTCACAGCGTATCGTAAGCGCTCAGAGCATGGAGGAAGATGATGTTGAGTAAATCGACTAAAGACGGCTTGGCAAGGACCTACTGGACAAACGTTGACTTCAATTCTTCAATGTGAAATGCTTCATGTCTCTCGTTTGTTATTTATCATTCCCATTCCAACAATCCTGACCACTGCACGTTTCCTTTCCTGGTTGTTTGTATTACAGAATTGTTTATATGGAGTGGGCGAATGTAATTCTTATGCTATTTCCAGGCATGAGAACAACAAGACGGGTCTTTTAatcacagaaaatatattaatatatatatatatttaattaaggaTTTTCTGGACTGTGATTCCTGATTCTGATGCATGAACTCGGCAAACGTCAGTTTAAATGTTATATACATAAGCACATGTTTTAAGGACATGCAACTGTTCTCATTAAAAGATTCTCTAGGGTAGTTTTCACTTGATTATTGCGAATTAATACATAAGACAACGGCGTCCATTGACGTCTTGCAATGGTATTATGTCCTCCTTCGCATCCCACATGTTCTCGTTCCGTGTACAaacattttttgcacattttgtatGATCCACACTTAAAGCAGACGAGAGATGtccttttttgtatttaataaagtTGAATTAACTGTTTTACTGGTGCTCAATGACGTTTGGGCTGATTTTTTTAAGCAGTACTTTTTCCACTAGGGGGCAGCGCTAGCACATTATTGGTGCTTGATTGCCTTTTTAGATGCCATAATGAACTGTGCATTGAAAATGTGGGACTGAAGAACTTTAACACCAATGCAAAACAGTTTTTCATAAGTGTACCGTAAGTTATGCTCCAAATTGAACTGTTAATAtcgttaaagggacagtacacccaaaagtgcaaattctctcatcatttactcgatGTGTTTGAcctactttattctgctgaacacacattgAGAtatttagaagactatctcagctctgtaggtccatacaatgcaagtgaatggtgaccagaactttgaagctccaaaaagcacataaaggcagcatagaagtaatccacacgactccggtggtttaatccatgtcatcagaagtgatatgataggtgtgggtgagaagtagatcaatatttaagttctatattactataaatctccctgcccagtaggtggcgatatgcatgaggAATGCAAATCCCCAAAACCGAAAGAAGAATGTGTAAATTGAGATTGATCCGTAAGAAATAtggctttaaatattgatctgtttttcatccacacctatcagatggcttctgaagacatggattaaaccactggagtcgtattgattacttttatgctgcatttatgtgcttttgaagcttcaaagttctgcccaccattcacttgcattgtatggatttacagagctgaaatattcttctaaaaatcttcatttgtgttgtgcagaagtaagtcatacacatctgggatgggatgagggaattttcatttttgggtgtactgtacCTTTAAAGATCCTTAAAGGAGCCCTGCTGTTCGCATGTATGTTTCAGTCATTTGTTGAccatgaaaaataattaaaagatgtggaaaagcaCATTCTGTCACATGTCAAAAGTGGTTCAAATAGATGAAATGTCTCTCTTCTATGTGGTTTAACTTAGCCACAAATCTGTGGACATGATAATTCCCAGGTGAAACATCGGACAGATCTGACATCGTGTCTTAAATGGCTTTGGTGGAAGTTAATGATGGGGTTAAGTTTGTATGTACTGACCTGTATTTTGGGTTTTAAGCTGCAGTATACAGTGAATGTGGAGTTTGGCACTTGTGGGTAGGAATGAAATCCATCTTATGTCCTGTCCGTCCAGCTCCAATTTGACAGGAATGGCGTTGTCGACAGATTTACAGCTCGAGATGGCCAGTGGATTTGGCTCTTTAGTACGCATTCATCAGActcatttaattaaatgtcaaacttgatttatttttcttttcaatgcTAACCCCTAATTTTAAGCCTGAAATTGGACCGTAACACATCATGATGATATTCAGACATTTACTCATCTAGATTTATGTCATCATTatctcaacctcatgttgttctatacccaaggagaaattctgaagaatgcttatgctgctcttttccatataatgacaaCGTTTTTATTTTGGGGTCAACTACTCcattaaagtttattattatcccattttctcccaatttggaatgccaaattcccactacccagtaggtcctcatggtggcgcggttgctcatctcaatccgggtggtggaggtcAAGTTGCCTCcccttctgagacgtcaatccgcacgtcttatcacg is a window of Xyrauchen texanus isolate HMW12.3.18 chromosome 24, RBS_HiC_50CHRs, whole genome shotgun sequence DNA encoding:
- the tomm20a gene encoding translocase of outer mitochondrial membrane 20 gives rise to the protein MNSPAVPTSLAEGSFCRSVMQPRGSQHQKRLAAPMMGGKPSAIAAGVCGTLIIGYCIYFDRKRRSDPNFKTRLRERRRQQKAAQDKSGLAPIPDLKDAGAVQKFFLDEIQLGEELLAQGDYEKGVDHLTNAIAVCGQPQQLLQVLQQTLPPPVFQMLLAKLPSISQRIVSAQSMEEDDVE